In one window of Brassica rapa cultivar Chiifu-401-42 chromosome A07, CAAS_Brap_v3.01, whole genome shotgun sequence DNA:
- the LOC103831495 gene encoding putative F-box protein At4g11580 yields the protein METPNSLEKISRWENMEKNILAKIFGMLNVVDIIKGTSRVCVSWFLASHNKSLWKTIDLSNLKSIISKIPDKADHLSNDEEHQYELRNILAEITKFNSSVTTNLVFDNCYYIQVEELAIIAPRMPNVKKLSLPLYHNLNENSLMFTFSQWKNLQTLVITQPGLPIRNANFRAIGENCKNLTSLKLIRLLDNDLAYQIVSYFSNLESLSFRGAALYIDALLSLVTDHQNLRNLNLSHCLYIDCKGFANVYYNNYIKASGLETENIVQTATQKLDTFIVCSNHCETCNELRRRMRGRWDFHCNYCMLSMAQWKTDEIKELEF from the exons ATGGAAACACCAAATAGCTTAGAAAAAATCTCAAGGTGGGAAAATATGGAGAAAAACATATTAGCCAAGATATTTGGGATGCTCAACGTTGTTGATATAATCAAGGGGACATCTCGCGTCTGTGTCTCTTGGTTCCTTGCTTCTCACAACAAATCTTTATGGAAGACTATAGACTTAAGTAATCTCAAGtcaattatttcaaaaattccTGATAAGGCAGACCATCTGTCTAATGACGAAGAACACCAATATGAGCTCAGAAATATATTGGCTGAGATAACTAAATTTAACAGCTCAGTCACGACAAATCTAGTCTTTGATAACTGTTACTATATACAAGTGGAGGAACTCGCGATCATTGCTCCAAG gatGCCAAACGTAAAAAAATTGTCACTGCCGCTCTATCATAATCTAAATGAGAATTCACTAATGTTTACATTCAGCCAGTGGAAGAATCTCCAAACGTTAGTCATTACTCAACCTGGTTTACCCATTAGAAATGCTAACTTTCGCGCCATTGGAGAGAACTGCAAGAACCTCACCAGCCTAAAGCTTATCCGGCTTTTAGACAATGACTTAGCCTATCAAATTGTGAGTTACTTCTCAAACCTGGAGAGTTTAAGCTTCCGAGGTGCAGCTTTATACATAGATGCACTATTGTCGCTTGTCACTGATCACCAAAACCTCAGGAACCTAAATCTTTCACATTGCTTATACATAGATTGTAAAGGATTTGCTAATGTATACTACAATAACTACATAAAGGCGTCAGGTTTAGAGACCGAAAATATCGTACAAACTGCCACTCAAAAGCTTGACACATTTATCGTGTGTTCAAATCATTGCGAGACATGCAACGAGTTGCGGAGACGTATGCGAGGTCGTTGGGATTTTCACTGCAACTACTGTATGTTGTCCATGGCGCAATGGAAAACTGATGAGATAAAGGAACttgagttttaa